Below is a genomic region from Delftia tsuruhatensis.
GCCTGCAGGAACCGTTCTGGTGTGCCTGGGAGCCGGGGCGGGAGGCTGACTGGATACGGCCCATGCCGACGCATGGCGCCGTCATCAGCGATCCGCAGTTCTTCCCGTTCTTTCGCCATCGCATGGAGTTCGAGGAGTTCGTGCCGGCCTTCAACGAGTGGCTGGCGCGCGATGCCTCCACGGCCATGCTCGTGGGCATACGCTCGGACGAGTCGCTCAACCGCTATCTGGCCGTCAAGCGCAAGGCGCGTGTCAAGAAGCGCGCCTGGCAGGTGCCGGGCGGCAAGGCGCTGGCCTGGAGTTCCAGGGACAGCGCGGCCAGCCGTGTGGTGAGCTTCTTTCCCATCTACGACTGGAATTTCTCGGATCTGTGGCGCTACACGGCGGAGCATGGCTGTGCCTACAACCGCATCTATGACGCCATGTACCTGACAGGCATGCCGTTTTCCCAGATGCGTATCTGCCAGCCCTACGGCGATGACCAGCGCAGGGGCCTGGACCTGTTCCAGAAACTGGAGCCCGAGACCTGGGCGCGCGTGGTGCAGCGCGTGACAGGCGCCAACTATGCTGCGCGCTATTGTCGCCAGCGCTTTCTCGGCTATCGCGGCGGGCTGGGGCTGCCGCCGTCCTTCGAGAGCTGGCGTGCCTATTGCCAGTTCCTGCTGGGGAGTTTTCCCCAGCCGCTGCGCAGCGTGTACGAGCGGCGCATCCTGCAATTCATCCATTGGTGGGAGGTCCATGGCTATCCGCTGCCGGCATGGCCTGACGCGGGCACGCCGGCCTTGGAAAGCCGCAAGGTCCAGCCCTCCTGGCGCCGCGTCGCGATGTCGCTGCTCAAGCAGGACATGGCGCGTTCGCTGTCCTTCGGCTTTGCCCGGCAGGACATGGACACGCTGGCTGGCGCGCCAGGGGAGTCCCGCCCATGAGCCCGCTGACTTCCTGCGATTTCCAGGTCCTGCGCTCCGCACAGGATGAGCAGGCCTTCTTTTCCTGCATGGGCCGGTTTTTCGCCAGTCCCGACGTGCGGCGGGAATGTGGGGGTTACCCGCTCAACGACGGGCCATCGTTCCAGTGGTTCGTCGCGCGCCAGCCG
It encodes:
- a CDS encoding DUF3440 domain-containing protein, translated to MTKKLYSDRSVLEAARARIRLVFAHFDQVCVAFSGGKDSTVLLHLALEVAAELGRGPVHALFIDLEGQYRATIAHVIEMFDRADVRPWWICLPLNLRNASSLQEPFWCAWEPGREADWIRPMPTHGAVISDPQFFPFFRHRMEFEEFVPAFNEWLARDASTAMLVGIRSDESLNRYLAVKRKARVKKRAWQVPGGKALAWSSRDSAASRVVSFFPIYDWNFSDLWRYTAEHGCAYNRIYDAMYLTGMPFSQMRICQPYGDDQRRGLDLFQKLEPETWARVVQRVTGANYAARYCRQRFLGYRGGLGLPPSFESWRAYCQFLLGSFPQPLRSVYERRILQFIHWWEVHGYPLPAWPDAGTPALESRKVQPSWRRVAMSLLKQDMARSLSFGFARQDMDTLAGAPGESRP